The nucleotide sequence TCAGGATTGCCTGATTACCGGCTGGGTCCATAAAGCGGTGATGGCGCACCGTTGCGATACCCTGCCGGGCGACAGCGGTTCGCCGCTGATGCTGAAAACCGCCGGTAGTTGGGTGCTGATGGGCATTCAGAGTTCCGCGCCGGACGCCGGCAACCGCGCACTCGCCGACAACCGCGCCGTAGCGGTCACCGCCATCCGCCAGCAACTGGAAACGCTGGCCAAAGAAAAACGGTGATGTTGCCTGCCGGTATCCCCGATACCGGCAACCTATCGCCGGTCATACCGCCATAACGCCCATCCATACCCGCACTCCCCCGCTCGATCCAGACATCGACGGTATCGACCATTAATGCATTGTTAACCATGCTAACCACCCCTAACACTTACGAGTAACACGATTACACCTTTTATGGATGAGTTGAAACACCGCCTTCAATGAAGCGATCCAGCCACCTGAATAATCGTGCTGTTCTCTCTATAACCGAACTCTCTTAGAAGGACGTCAATACAATAAGTTATATTATTATTTAGGGAGCATCATGTACGAATACTTACAATTCTCACTCGGTGTTTTACCGCTGCTGATAATGATCATTTTGATTTTGAAAATCAGAATGCCCATTCACCATTCCGTCCTGATCACACTGGTTATCACCGCCATACTGAGCGTTACCGTCTGGCACACGCCGTTGCAAACGCTAGGTTCGGCGATCGGCTATGGGGTGATAAAAGGGTTATGGCCGATCATTATTGTGATCCTGGGAGCGATTTACAGTTATAACCTGATGCAGGAAACACGCAGCATGGATGTACTGCGTGACGTACTGGCCAGTATCAGCGATGACAGACGTATTCAGGTGCTGTTGATTTCCTGGTGCTTTGGCGGCTTTCTTGAAGCGGCCGCCGGCTATGGGACCGCCGTCGCTATTCCCATCGGTATTCTGATCGCCCTCGGTTTCAACCCGCTGAAAGCCGCCATCGCTTCTCTGGTGGCAAACACCGTTCCCACCGCGTTTGGCGCTGTCGGCATTCCGGTGTCAATTTTGGCTGAACAGGTACACCTGCCGGTCACGACGCTGGGCGGCACGATTATTCTGCAACTGGCACTGTTTAACATCCTGCTGCCTTTTGTGATTATCGCCATCATCGGCGACGGTGTGAAAGCTATCCGCGGTGTCGTGGGTATTACGCTGGTGTGTGGGATTACTACACTGATTCCGCAGTATTTCGTCGCCGTTCATCTTGGTGCGGAACTTCCCGCGTTTGCGGGCAGCCTTGTCAGTCTTATCGCAGTGGCGGCGATGGGGCGAGCGCGTAAGGGAAAAACCGATCCCCACTATCTTATTCAGAATAACAAATCATCAGGCGCGCTGCCTTCAGGCCGTGATTTACTGAAAGCCTGCTCTATTTATATGCTTATTTTTACCTTCATTCTGCTCTGCTCCCCGTTATTCCCGGGAATAAAACAAATCGTTGCGCATGTGACGTCAACGCTATATTTCCCACTGGCGGAGGGTAAAGCCCTGTCGCTGAAAATCGACTGGATTGCCACACCTGGCGTTCTCATTATTATCGCCACCTTGCTTGGCGGTTTTATTCAAGGCGCATCGTTGGGAAAGATGCTGCACGTATTGGTTAATACGATCAAACAGTTGAAAAACTCTATTATCGCTATCACCACCATCGTGGCAATGGCAACCATTATGGACGTCAGTGGATTAATCGCCACGCTGGCGCAAACCCTGGTAAATATGACGGGCGGCGCTTATGTCTTTATTGCCCCCGTCATCGGCGCGCTGGGCACCTTCGTAACGGGAAGTGATACCAACTCGAACGTACTCTTCGGAAAACTGCAGACGGTGGCGGCAGAAAAACTCCATATTGACCCCATCTGGCTGGCGGCGGCAAACACTTCAGGGGCAACCGGCGGGAAAATGATCTCCCCGCAAAGTATCGCCATTGCGGTATCCGCGACCCGGATGGATGGACAGGGCAGCGCCATCATGGCCGGCACGCTGAAATACTGCACCGCCTACATCTTCATTCTCGGGTTAAAAGTTGGGCTGGTTTATTACCTGTTTATGTCCTGAGCCTGTTCATTTTCTGACCAAAAGCGCCATGCCATAACGTCTCATCATAAAAATAATCATATCTACTGTACTGGAGGGGTGTCGTGAATGTTAATTTTTTTGTGACCTGCATAGGCGATGCGCTTAAATCGCGTATGGCACGGGATTCCGTATTACTGCTGGAGCACTTAGGCTGTCAGGTGAATTTTCCTGAAAAACAAGGGTGCTGTGGTCAGCCGGCACTCAACAGCGGTTATGTTAATGATGCCATTCCCGGCATGAAAAACCTGATTGCGGCGCTGGAGGAAAACGACGACCCGATTATCTCCCCCGCGGGTTCTTGCACCTACGCCATCAAAAGTTACGCCACCTGGCTTGCCGACGAACCGGAGTGGGCGCAACGCGCCGAAAACGTCGCCGCACGCATGTACGACCTGACCTCGTTTATCGTCAATACGCTGGGTGTCGTGGACGTGGGGGCCCGTTTACCCGGCAAGGCGGTTTACCATCCTTCCTGTAGCCTGTTTCGCAAGATGGGGGTGAAAGAAGAACCGCTGGCGCTGCTAAAGCAGGTGGATGGCCTAACGCTGCTGCCGTTTCAGGCGCCAGAAACCTGCTGTGGTTTCGGCGGCACGTTCTCGGTAAAAATGGCGGCGATTTCCGGTGAAATGGTGAAAGAGAAAGTCAGCCATATTATGGATGCCCGGCCGGATTACCTCATCGGCGCCGATGTCAGTTGTCTGCTCAATATCGGCGGACGTCTGCAACGCGAGGGGCACCCCGTCAAGGTGATGCATATCGCCGAAGTGTTGATGAGCCGCTGAGGAGGCCGCCATGTTTTTAAAAACCAGCGATGTTGCTTTCAAAACGCGCATCAAACAACAGATAGACGATCCTATTATGCGTAATGCGGTCGCTAACGCGCAGCAACGCATTGGCGCCAACCGCCAGAAAATGGTCGATGAACTGGGGCACTGGGAAGACTGGCGCGAACGCGCAAGCCAAATCCGCGAACACGTACTGGCCAATCTGGATGCCTATCTCTACCAGCTCTCAGAACGCGTCAGCGCCAACGGCGGCCAGGTTTTTTTCGCCAAAACCAAAGAAGACGCCACTGGCTATATCCTGCAAGTCGCCCGGTCGAAGCAGGCCAAAAAGGTGGTCAAAGCCAAATCGATGGTCACCGAAGAGATTGGGATGAATCATGTCCTGCAGGAAGCCGGTATCCAGGTGATTGAAACCGACCTTGGCGAATACATTCTGCAACTCGACGGTGACCCACCCTCACATATCGTCGTACCGGCCATCCATAAAGATCGCCATCAGATTCGGCGTGTCTTGCACGAAAAACTCGGTTATGACGGGCCGGAGACTCCGGAAGCCATGACACGGTTCATCCGCCACAAGATCCGTCAGGATTTCCTGAGCGCCGAAGTCGGCGTGACCGGTTGTAACTTCGCCGTGGCGGAAACCGGTTCGGTTTGCCTGATGACCAATGAAGGCAACGCCCGCATGTGTACGACGTTGCCGAAAACGCATATCGCGGTGATGGGCATGGAGCGCATCGCCCCGACGTTCGAAGAGGTCGATGTGCTCATCACCATGCTGGCCCGCAGCGCGGTCGGCGCGCGCCTGACGGGGTACAATACCTGGCTTACCGGCCCCCGCGAAGCGGGTAATGTGGATGGTCCGGAGGAGTTCCATCTGGTTATTGTCGACAACGGCCGCTCCACGATACTGGGTTCCCAGTTTCAGGACATATTGCGCTGCATTCGTTGCGGCGCCTGTATGAATACCTGCCCGGCCTACCGCCATATCGGTGGTCACGGCTACGGCTCCATCTACCCCGGTCCTATCGGTGCGGTCATCTCTCCCCTGCTGGGCGGTTATGATGATTTTAAAGATCTGCCTTACGCCTGTTCGCTGTGTACCGCCTGTGACAGCGTCTGCCCGGTAAAAATCCCGTTGTCGAAACTGATACTGAAACACCGGCAAGTCATGGCGGAAGGCGGCCTCACGCCAAAAGGCGAGCAGAGCGCGATTAAGCTGTTCGCGTATGCCAACAGCCATCCGAGGCTATGGAAAGTCGGCATGATAGCGGGCGCCCATGCCGCCAGGTGGTTCATCAAAGAGGGCAAAATGCCGCTCAATATTGGGGCGATCGGCGAATGGACACAAGCGCGTGATTTACCGCAAGCCGATGGCGAAAGTTTCCGCTCCTGGTTTAAAAAACACAAAGCGCAGGGAAATCAATGATGAATCACAGAGACGAATTTTTAGCTGACATCGCCAAAGCACTCGGCCGGGATGTTCGTCATATTCCCGCGCCGCCGCCGGTTCCGGTCAATGATTACGCCCATACCCGCCTGACTGAACTCGACGCGCAGCAACGCTGCGACGCGTTCATTGAATTCGCCGCCGGCGTCATGCTGGCGCACTGTGAATTGACCACCGAAGCCGACGCGCCCGAGGCGGCATTGCGCTTGTGCGAACGCTACGGGCGCGAGCCCGTGCTGATTAGCGGTGATGAACGACTGGCGGCATTGGGCATCACCGCCCGGCTACAGCACGCCTGCGGTGCGGCCGTCTGGGAACCCGCGCGTGGCGAGGAGAATATCCGGCTGGCGGAGCAGGCCAAAATGGGGGTGGTCTACGCGGAATACGGCTTAACCGAGTCCGGCGGCGTGGTGTTGTTTTCTACGCCGGAACGCGGCCGCGCGATCAGCCTGCTGCCGGAATCATCGCTTTTTGTCCTGCGCAAAAGCACTATTTTGCCGCGCGTGGCGCAACTGGCGCGTCGGCTGCATCAGCTAGCCCGGCAAGGCACGCGAATGCCTTCGTGTATTAATCTGATCGGCGGCCCCAGCTCCACCGCCGACATTGAGCTTATCAAAGTCGTGGGGGTACACGGCCCGGTGAACGCGGCCTACCTGATCATAGAAGACTGTTAACGACCACAGGAATGCCCCTTGCGTCGACGCCGAATAGCGCCGGGCAAGGGGTCATGACAGCAACATCAACACGGGTCGGTCCGGTGTTAGCGTCCTACGCCGTCAGCCGTTTATCCCTCAATCTGCGCCATCGCCTGCAAAATGCGTTTATCAGAAACCGGATAAGGCGTGCCAAGCTGCTGGGCGAAGTAGCTGACGCGCAGTTCCTCGATCATCCAGCGGATGGCTTTCACGTCGTCATCTTCCCGCCGCTCCGGCGGCAGTGTGTTCAGCCACTGCTGCCAGGCCTGTTGCACCTGCTCCACTTTCAGCATTTGCGCGCGGTCGCGGTGGACGTCCTGCGCCAGTTTATCCAGCCGACGCTCGATGGCCTGCAGATAGCGCAGCACATCCGGCAGCCGCTTCCAGCCGTTGTCAGTAACGAAGCCGCGGAATACCAACCCGCTCATCTGGCTTTTGATGTCGCTCAAGGCTAGCGCCAGCGCCATATCCACCCGGCCTTTGAGCCGCTTGTTGATCGAGAAGACCGCCGTCAGGATCTGCTCCACCTGCTGGGCGATATCCACCACCGTGTCATTCAGTTCCGCACGCACCCGCTCGTGTAACTGGCGGAACGCGTCTTCCTGCCACACCGGTCCGCCCGCCACCGTCATCAACTTGTCCACGCCGCAGGCGATGCAATCGTCGATCAGCTCCAGCACCTTGCCGTAGGGATTGAAATACAGCCCCAGCTTGGCCTTGTTAGGCAGCTTTTCGTGCAGGTACTTGATGGGAGACGGAATATTCAGCAACAGCAGGCGGCGCTGACCGCGCCACATCATCTGTTGCTGCTGGTGCGGCGTATCGAACAGACGAATCGCCACGCTGTCTTTCTCATCCACCAGCGCCGGGTAGGCTTTTACCGCGTAGCCGCCGCGTTTCTGCTCGTAACGCTCCGGCAAATCGCCAAAACTCCAGATATGCAGCTCGCGCTGTTCGATGCCGTCATCCGCCACCGCCGACAGCGTTTGCTGCACCTTCTCCTGCAACTGATCTTTCAATGCCCGCAGATTCTTGCCTTCCCGCAACGTCCGGTTTTTCTCGTCCACCACCCGGAAGGTCATTTTCAGGTGATCGGCCACCTGATCCCACTGCCAGGCTTCGCGGTCAACCGTCACGCCGGTCATCTGCCGCAGCTCGCGCTCCAGCGCCTCCAGCAGCCCTTTCTCCAACGGCGTCACCCGCGCCAGAAACGCGTCGGCATAGTTGGGCGCCGGCACGAAGTTGCGCCGTATCGGTTTCGGCAGCGATTTGATCAACGCCACCACCACGTCACGGCGCAGCCCTGGGATCTGCCATTCGAATCCGTCCTCTTTAACCTGATTCAACACCGGCAGCGGGATATGCACGGTGACGCCGTCGGCGTCCGCCCCCGGTTCGAACTGGTAGGTGAGGCGCAAACGCAGTTCGCCCTGCTGCCAGTGGTTCGGGTAGTCCAGCGCGCTGACGCGCTCCGCCCCGTCTTTGATCAGCATCGTCTTCTCGAAATTCAGCCGATCCGGGTCGGTTTTCGACGCCTGTGTCCACCAGTTATCGAAATGACGGCTCGACACCAGGTCTTGGGGAAGACGCTGGTCGTAGAACGCAAACAGCATCTCGTCATCCACCAGAATGTCGCGGCGGCGCGACTTGTTCTCCAGCTCTTCCACTTCCGAGCGCAGCTTCTGGTTGGCGCGGAAAAACGCGTGTTGGGTTTGCCAGTCGCCTTCCACCAGCGCATGGCGAATAAACAGCTCGCGCGACACTACCGGGTCGATGGCGCCGTAATTCACCTTGCGGGCCGCCACCAGCGGCAGACCGTACAGCGTGACCTTTTCCTGCGCCATCACCGCGCCCTGCGCTTTTTCCCAGTGCGGCTCGCTGTAGCTGCGTTTGATCAGATGCTGCGCCAGCGGTTCAACCCATTCCGGTTCGATGCGGGCGGCGATGCGTCCCCACAGGCGGCTGGTTTCCACCAGTTCCGCCACGATGGCCCACTTCGGCGGCTTTTTGAACAGGCCCGAACCGGGGAAAATGGCGAAACGGGTATTGCGCGCCCCGCTGAATTCCTGTTTTTCGACGTCTTTTTGCCCGATGTGGGACAGCAATCCGGTCAGCAGCGCGCCGTGCAGGCTACGGTAATCCGCCGGTTCGCTGTTGACCGGGAAACCCAGCTCTTTGACCACCTGGCGCAACTGGGTGTAGATATCCTGCCATTCCCTCACCCGCAGGTAGTTGAGGTAATCGCTGCGGCACAGTTTGCGAAACTGGCTGGACGACAGCGCTTTCTGCTGCTCTTGCAGGTAATCCCACAGGTTGACGAAGGTCAGGAAATCGGACTCTTTGTCGACGAAACGGCGGTGTTTCTCCTCCGCGGCCTGCTTTTTCTCCACCGGGCGCTCGCGCGGGTCCTGAATCGACAACGCCGCGGTGATGATCATCGCCTCACGCACGCAGCTGGTCTGGCGCGCTTCCAGCACCATGCGCGCCAGCCGCGGGTCGATAGGCAACTGCGCCAGATGGCGCCCCTGTGGCGTCAACCGGTAGTGACCGTCGTCGCTGCTCTGAAGCGCGCTCAGTTCTTCCAGCAGCCGCACCCCATCCTGAATGTTGCGCTTGTCCGGCGCGTCGACAAACGGAAACGCCGCAATATCGCCCAACCCCAACGCCGTCATCTGCAAAATGACAGACGCCAGATTAGTGCGCAAAATTTCCGGGTCGGTAAACGCCGGCCGGGAGAGAAAATCCTGCTCGGAATAAAGCCGGATGCAAATGCCCGCCGCCACGCGGCCGCAGCGCCCTTTGCGCTGGTTGGCGGAAGCCTGCGACACCGGCTCGATAGGCAGCCGCTGCACCTTGGTACGATAGCTGTAACGGCTGATGCGCGCGGTGCCGGGGTCAATCACATAACGAATGCCCGGCACCGTCAGCGAGGTTTCCGCCACGTTGGTCGCCAGCACGATGCGCCGCCCGTGGTGAGACTGGAACACCCGGTTCTGCTCCTGGTTGGAGAGCCGCGCGTACAGCGGCAAAATCTCGGTATGCGGCAAGTCCTGCTTGTTCAGCGCATCAGCGGTATCGCGGATCTCCCGCTCGCCGCTCATAAACACCAGAATATCGCCCGGCCCTTCGCGGCACAGTTCGTCCACCGCATCCAGCATCGCCTGCAACTGGTCACGGTCGCCGTCTTGCGCCTCTTCCACCACCGGCCGGTAACGAACATCCACCGGATACGTCCGTCCGGACACCTCAATGATCGGCGCATTGCCGAAGTGGCGCGAAAAACGCTGCGGATCGATGGTGGCAGAGGTGATGATCACCTTGAGGTCCGGACGTCGGGGCAGCAGTTGCCGGAGATAACCGAGAATAAAGTCGATGTTGAGGCTGCGTTCGTGCGCCTCGTCGATGATCAGCGTGTCGTACTGCATCAACAGCCGGTCCTGCTGAATCTCCGCCAGCAGAATACCGTCCGTCATCAGTTTGACCAGCGTGTTGTCGCCAATCTGATCGTTGAATCGCACCTTGTAACCCACGGCGCCGCCAAGCGGCGTCTCCAGCTCCGCCGCGATGCGATCCGCTACGCTGCGGGCCGCCAGCCGGCGCGGCTGAGTATGACCAATCAGCCCGGTGACGCCGCGCCCCAGCTCCAGACACATCTTCGGCAACTGGGTGGTTTTGCCGGAACCGGTTTCCCCGGCCACGATCACCACCTGATGGTCGCGGATAGCGCTGAGGATCGCCTCGCGTTTCTGGCTCACCGGCAATGCTTCCGGGTAACGTATCGCCGGCAACGACGCCTTGCGCTGCTCCACCCGCAAGCGCGCGGCGTCGATCTCCCGGCCAATTTCCTGCGCAATTGAAACCTGTGCTTGCGGGTTTCCCACTTTCATCGCGCCTTGCAAACGGCGGCGCAGGCGTTGCCGGTCGCGCAACATTAGCGCATTAAGCTGAGGTTCTAACGCATGGAGAGGTGATGTCACGGTGCAATTCCTTACTGTCTGATTCCGGGCACGGTTGAACAAGGTTGATCAACGGCCCGGCGCCCTGCTTGTCGTGCGGGCATAACCTGCTTGTCGTGCGGACATAACCTGATTGTACTGCAGGCATAACTGGTTGTACCGCAGGCATAAATAATGCGGCAGGCATGGTATCACATTGACCGCGCAGGCTATACGCCATCAGGCGGGATTCCGCCGCGCGCACCGTGGCCTGCCGCTTTCATTCAATAAAATCGAACAAAGATCTCGAAATATTACGCTATCTCGTTGCCAGCAACGCGCCTATGATGCATTCATCCGGCGGCAAGTGTCGCCCTGACACACTTAACAAGGAATTGGCAATGAGCAAAGTACTCGTCCTTAAATCAAGTATTCTGGCTGACTTCTCCCAGTCTAACCAGATGGCCGATCACTTTACCGCCTCCTGGCAGGCAGCACATCCTGGCGACACCATCACCGTGCGCGACCTGGCCGCCAAGCCGGTGCCGGTGCTGGATGGCGAACTGGTTGGCGCGCTGCGTCCTTCCGACAAACCGCTGACGCCGCGTCAGCAGGATGCGCTGGCCTTGTCCGACGAGCTGATTGCCGAGTTGCAGGCGCACGATGTCATCGTGCTGGCCGCCCCGATGTACAACTTCAACATCCCGACCCAACTGAAAAATTATTTTGACTTCATCGCCCGCGCCGGCGTGACGTTCCGCTACACCGAGCAGGGTCCGGAAGGTCTGGTGAAAGGTAAACGCGCACTGGTGCTGACCAGCCGCGGCGGTATCCACAAAGGCGCGCCGAGCGACCTGCTGACCCCGTACCTGCGCCTATTCCTGGCGTTCATCGGCATCAGCGACGTGGAATTCGTGTTTGCGGAAGGTTTCGGTTACGGCCCGGATGTGGCGCAGAAAGCGCTGGCTGGCGCCAAAGACGAACTGTCTCAGTTGGCGTCGGCGTAACGATTACGCGTTGATTCCCCTCATATTTACCGCCGTGCTGTCCTGACAGCAACGTGAGTCTGGCAACAGACACCGTGTCACCGCACACGGCGGGTTTTAGTTCTCCTGTTTCTTATCTTGCAATCTGGTTTTTTCTTGCGCGTCTGCGTCTGCCGGTGCGCTTTTCTTTATTTGCTCGCCAATACGCTTATCCGACCTCTCCAGCAGTTGCACCGTTTCTTTATCCGTGTGGATGCGAATGTCGTGCTCAATGCGCACATTCATGTTGATGGTGATCGGTTCTTTCGGCGCCGCCACCTCAATGCGCGGGGTGCAGCCGACCAGCAGCACGGCAGCCATCGCGGCACAGGCTGTTTTCATTTCATCCCCTTATTCATAGTGAGTTACTCCGCGGCCTGCTGTTCCAGCGATGCCTTCAGGTTATCGCCAAAGCGCAGGCTGTGCCACAGTTGGAAAATGTTCTCCTGCTGGCGGTAATTCAGCACAATGTCGCGCCGCGACTGGTCATCCATCACGCTGTGGCCGGTGATACGCGACACCAACGACAACTCGCCGCGCTGGCTGAGATCCAGCGTGACCCAGGAACGCCCAATCTCCATATAACGCAGCCAGGCCACCGCCGCGGCGTTGGCGACGCTGTTCTGCGCCAGTTTGTCCGCCAGTTGCGGGTCCAGCCGTACGGTCAGCGGCGTGTCATTGGTGAATTTACCGTCCCGCACCAGCATCGACGGATGATTGAAATCCAGCGGCAAGACCCCGCTTACCCGGCCGGACATCGACAGCTTTTTCGCCCGCAACCCGGTCATCAGCTCGCCGATATCAATACCTTGTAGCCGTAACACCGCGGTATCATGCGCCGGCAGACGCAGCGGCGACAACGACAGGTGCCCGTCCAGCACGTCCAGATCCAACTGTGCCAGCGTCAGCGGGTGGCGTTCGCCGTAGGGATAGTTGCCGTATACCTGCACATCGATGTTCTGCACCGGGAACACGCTATCCAGCCGGTTGATGCGCAACGCCGCCGGGCGGGAAATCCCCAATTGCCAGCGGTGATTTTCAAATCGGTACGGCAGCACAAAATTCACCCCGCTGACTTCGCCATCCGCCAGCCAGGCGCCGCCGTTTTTCACCACCCAATGACCGCCGGCGCGAAATCCCTGACCGCGAGCGGCAGAAAATGCGGTCTGTGCGTAAAACTGACCGCTACGGATCGCCAGCTCCCAGGCTGGCGGCAGCAACGTCTGGAACACCCGCAACGGCTGAGGCGACCACCAGCCGTTGCCGCGCAGGCGTTGTCCATCCCAGCGACCGGTGAGCTGGATCGGGCCCACTGGATCCGCCTGCAACTGGCCGCGCCACTGGAAGTCCTGCGGATTGAGCCCGCGAATATCAACAGTCAGTTCGGTGGTGGGCAACTTGCCGCCACCGTGAAGATTTACCTGCTTCGCCGCCAGCCTGAATGCGCCGTGCAACGAGGCTGCCGCCGGGTCGCGCCGCCAGCGCAGCGGTTCGGTCAGCGCCAGCCGCGGCTGGTCAACCGTCACCACGCCGTAACGCAGTTGGTTAAGGCCGCTGGATAAGGACTCGACCTCAATCAGGTCATCCTGCCAGCGGCCATGCCCGGCAATATCCCAACGCCCCTGCAACGGCGGCAGATGTCCTTCGCCCCAGTAACGCCAGCGCCAGTCGCCGCTATCAGGCCAGAACTGTTGCGCCTTGCCGTCCAGATGTAGCTGGAAACGCCCCCAATAGCTATCGCGCATGGTCACAATGGCCTGCAACCGGCCGCTGACGCCCTGCCGGGTAACCTGGATACCGGCCAGCGGCCAGCGCGCTTCTTCCAGCGTCACCGTCGGGCGCGGCAAACCCCAGGCCCGTAATAGCGAGCCGGGCAGCAGCAGCACGGTTGGGTCCAGCACGGCACCTTTCACCGTTCCCGGCAGCGACGCGAAAATCGACAGATCAGGCAGATTAGCCTGCCCGGTAAGCTGAAAACGGATATCGCTGTCGGTCAGCCCCACCTGGCCCGGCCCCAGCGACAACACCGCGTTGGCGCGGCCGTTGTGCCCTTGCGTCAGCACATTAAGCCGCGCCTCCAACCGTAACGGATCGTGCAAACCCAACACGTCATACAGCGTCAACGCGATGCCGCCTGTCAGCGGCTGGCTGGCGTACGGCCAGCGCCAGCGGCCATCGTGAATGCGCAGGTTGCCGTCGCTCACCTGCCACGGCAACGTCAGCAATGGCTCTGGCATCGACGCCACGCTGACCGTCAGTTCGCCCTGATTGCCATGCCAACGCAATGTGGCGCTGGCCGGCTCCGGCAACCACAGCGGCAACTGCTGCCCCTGCACTTCGCCCTGCTCCGGCACGCGGTTGAGCGCCGGCGCCAGTTGCATCGCACCGTTGATCAGCAGCGGCGGATGCGCCGTCGCGGCGCGCATCTGACCTTGTTGCAGCGTCAGCTCGGCGCCGTGCAGTTCAGCCTGCAGCTGTAGCTGGTCGCTCTGAATTCGAAGTTGCTGACGCGACGCGTCGGTAGAGAGTTGCAGGCTGCCGGCCTGCGTCAGCCAGGGTGTAATCGCAACGCGATGCAGCATCAGCTCGGCTGCCGGCAGCCGCTGCTGCCACTGGGCCAGCAGCGGGGCGGTCATGCTGGGAGAAACCGGCCACTGTTGCAGGCAGACCGCATCCAGCGTCAGCGACTCCGCCTCCAGCCGCCAGCGCCCTTCCCGATAACGAACCAGCAAGCCCGACAGCGTAGCCGGCTGGCACTGCGCCAAACGCAGTTGCATGTCAGGCAGCCAGAATCCCCCCTGCCGCCAGCCGGGCGTCTCCTCCATCACCACGCTGACATCGGCGGGCAAATAGGGCCGCAGCAATCCCGGCAGCCAGCGCGGCATAGTCCAGCAGGCGGTCGCCACGCCCAGCGCCAGCACGAACGCCAACGCAGCCAGCCAGCCTGCATAGCGCATTAACGTCAGCATGGATTATGTTTCAGGGTTATTCGGGCCATCATCATTTTGTCATTCAGTGCGAATCGTAGCGGTTTACACACCCAAAGCCACCATTCAGTTCACATTCCCCCGCAAAATCCGTACATATCAATTACCTCATCGTGATAAAATTTTTACATAAGCGCAGTGTTTGGATAACACGTCGATGACCGACCCTGTGGCGCCGACCCTGTGACGCCGATCCTGTGACGCCATAATGCTGCGGCACGACGGCGTGAGCGCCAATCCTGCCCGGATTATACAGTCATCAACATTGTTGCTTATTTAAACCATACGGACCGGCTTTACCCCCATATTGCAAAAAGGGATGTTGCATGCGTAAAAATTATCCAGTCAGTCAACGTCAGTATCCGCTGGATGCCAAGACTAAACTGATGTCGGTGACCACCCCTGACAGCCACATTACCTACGCTAACGCCGATTTCATCAACGTCAGCGGCTACGAGCCGGAAGAACTGATGAATCAACCGCATAATATTATCCGCCATCCGGATATGCCACCTTCTGCCTTCGCGGACATGTGGAATACCCTAAAAGCCGGAAAAATCTGGACCGGCGTGGTCAAAAATCGTTGCAAGAACGGCGATCACTACTGGGTACGCTCCAGCACCACGCCCCTGAAGCGGGACGGCAAGCTGATGGGCTACATGTCGGTACGCACCGCGGCGACGGCGGAGGAAATCAGCCAGGCGGAAGCGCTCTACGCGCAGGTGAATCAGGGCACGCTGGGAAATCGCGCCTTCCATCACGGCCTGCTGGTTTACACCGGCCCGCTGAAATGGCTGAGCCTGTTCAAAGCCATGCCGCTGCGCTGGCGCATCCGCAGCTACTTTGGGCTGCTGGGGGGGCTGCCGCTGGCCGTCGCGTTCGCCTTGCTGCCCAAAACGGCACTGATCTGGGGGCTGTTTCCGG is from Dickeya dianthicola NCPPB 453 and encodes:
- the hrpA gene encoding ATP-dependent RNA helicase HrpA is translated as MTSPLHALEPQLNALMLRDRQRLRRRLQGAMKVGNPQAQVSIAQEIGREIDAARLRVEQRKASLPAIRYPEALPVSQKREAILSAIRDHQVVIVAGETGSGKTTQLPKMCLELGRGVTGLIGHTQPRRLAARSVADRIAAELETPLGGAVGYKVRFNDQIGDNTLVKLMTDGILLAEIQQDRLLMQYDTLIIDEAHERSLNIDFILGYLRQLLPRRPDLKVIITSATIDPQRFSRHFGNAPIIEVSGRTYPVDVRYRPVVEEAQDGDRDQLQAMLDAVDELCREGPGDILVFMSGEREIRDTADALNKQDLPHTEILPLYARLSNQEQNRVFQSHHGRRIVLATNVAETSLTVPGIRYVIDPGTARISRYSYRTKVQRLPIEPVSQASANQRKGRCGRVAAGICIRLYSEQDFLSRPAFTDPEILRTNLASVILQMTALGLGDIAAFPFVDAPDKRNIQDGVRLLEELSALQSSDDGHYRLTPQGRHLAQLPIDPRLARMVLEARQTSCVREAMIITAALSIQDPRERPVEKKQAAEEKHRRFVDKESDFLTFVNLWDYLQEQQKALSSSQFRKLCRSDYLNYLRVREWQDIYTQLRQVVKELGFPVNSEPADYRSLHGALLTGLLSHIGQKDVEKQEFSGARNTRFAIFPGSGLFKKPPKWAIVAELVETSRLWGRIAARIEPEWVEPLAQHLIKRSYSEPHWEKAQGAVMAQEKVTLYGLPLVAARKVNYGAIDPVVSRELFIRHALVEGDWQTQHAFFRANQKLRSEVEELENKSRRRDILVDDEMLFAFYDQRLPQDLVSSRHFDNWWTQASKTDPDRLNFEKTMLIKDGAERVSALDYPNHWQQGELRLRLTYQFEPGADADGVTVHIPLPVLNQVKEDGFEWQIPGLRRDVVVALIKSLPKPIRRNFVPAPNYADAFLARVTPLEKGLLEALERELRQMTGVTVDREAWQWDQVADHLKMTFRVVDEKNRTLREGKNLRALKDQLQEKVQQTLSAVADDGIEQRELHIWSFGDLPERYEQKRGGYAVKAYPALVDEKDSVAIRLFDTPHQQQQMMWRGQRRLLLLNIPSPIKYLHEKLPNKAKLGLYFNPYGKVLELIDDCIACGVDKLMTVAGGPVWQEDAFRQLHERVRAELNDTVVDIAQQVEQILTAVFSINKRLKGRVDMALALALSDIKSQMSGLVFRGFVTDNGWKRLPDVLRYLQAIERRLDKLAQDVHRDRAQMLKVEQVQQAWQQWLNTLPPERREDDDVKAIRWMIEELRVSYFAQQLGTPYPVSDKRILQAMAQIEG
- a CDS encoding FMN-dependent NADH-azoreductase codes for the protein MSKVLVLKSSILADFSQSNQMADHFTASWQAAHPGDTITVRDLAAKPVPVLDGELVGALRPSDKPLTPRQQDALALSDELIAELQAHDVIVLAAPMYNFNIPTQLKNYFDFIARAGVTFRYTEQGPEGLVKGKRALVLTSRGGIHKGAPSDLLTPYLRLFLAFIGISDVEFVFAEGFGYGPDVAQKALAGAKDELSQLASA
- a CDS encoding YnbE family lipoprotein translates to MKTACAAMAAVLLVGCTPRIEVAAPKEPITINMNVRIEHDIRIHTDKETVQLLERSDKRIGEQIKKSAPADADAQEKTRLQDKKQEN